From the Orenia metallireducens genome, one window contains:
- a CDS encoding D-alanyl-D-alanine carboxypeptidase family protein — protein sequence MLEMRRTISIMLFLLSIFIPVTAYGQAGNFDVNAKSAILMDAESGQVLFAKNEHLELPPASITKIMTALLAMEAIDRGDVALEDKVTISALAESMGGSQVWLEAGEKMPLEDLLKSILIPSANDASVAVAEYIGGTEHNFVRMMNQKAKQLGMNNTLFVNTTGLPEEHGNHHSSAYDIAVMGRELVKHKQIFKWTSQRLAYIRNGSYPIYTTNELLGHFPDADGLKTGWTEEAGYCLAGTASRGDLRLIAVVMGTDSPSGRVDETAKLLNYGFRAFTKAILINSGIEVSTVEVKKGKELEVPIETAQSFSAMIERGTKELVEQEVEITKELEAPVKKGDKVGKLIFKKDDRVLGEVDLVVAKEVEKAGFFTLIWRWIVDFVMGFFEK from the coding sequence ATGTTGGAGATGCGAAGAACTATTAGTATCATGCTATTTTTATTATCTATATTTATACCAGTAACCGCTTATGGGCAAGCAGGGAATTTCGATGTTAATGCTAAGTCTGCTATTTTGATGGATGCTGAAAGTGGACAAGTATTATTTGCTAAGAATGAGCATTTGGAATTACCACCAGCTAGTATTACTAAAATCATGACAGCATTATTGGCCATGGAGGCTATTGATCGTGGTGATGTAGCTCTAGAGGATAAGGTTACAATTAGTGCTTTAGCAGAATCTATGGGTGGTTCACAGGTTTGGTTAGAAGCAGGAGAGAAGATGCCTTTAGAAGATTTATTAAAATCTATTTTGATTCCTTCAGCAAATGACGCTAGTGTAGCAGTGGCTGAATATATTGGTGGAACTGAGCATAACTTCGTTAGAATGATGAATCAGAAAGCTAAACAATTGGGAATGAACAATACACTGTTTGTTAATACAACTGGATTACCTGAAGAGCATGGTAATCATCACAGTAGTGCTTATGATATAGCAGTTATGGGAAGAGAATTGGTAAAACATAAACAGATCTTTAAATGGACTAGTCAGCGTTTGGCTTATATCAGAAATGGAAGCTACCCTATTTATACAACTAATGAGTTGCTTGGTCATTTTCCTGATGCCGATGGATTGAAGACGGGATGGACTGAAGAGGCAGGTTATTGTTTGGCAGGTACAGCTAGTCGTGGTGATTTGAGATTGATTGCAGTGGTAATGGGGACTGATAGTCCTAGTGGTAGAGTGGATGAAACTGCTAAATTATTAAACTATGGATTTAGAGCCTTTACCAAGGCTATTTTAATTAATTCTGGTATTGAAGTATCCACAGTAGAGGTCAAGAAAGGAAAGGAATTAGAAGTTCCTATTGAGACTGCTCAAAGTTTCTCAGCTATGATTGAAAGAGGAACTAAAGAGTTGGTTGAACAGGAAGTTGAGATTACTAAGGAGCTTGAAGCACCAGTTAAGAAGGGTGATAAGGTTGGAAAGTTAATCTTTAAGAAGGATGATAGAGTTTTAGGTGAGGTTGACTTAGTAGTTGCTAAGGAGGTTGAGAAGGCTGGATTCTTTACTTTAATCTGGCGATGGATAGTTGATTTTGTAATGGGGTTTTTTGAGAAGTAA
- a CDS encoding carbohydrate ABC transporter permease: MAIPALVLFFAFHTLPALTGLFYSFTNWRGYGTWEFVGLKNYINLFKDARALDSYLFTFKFAIVATILVNVISLAIAIGLNAKIKFKTTLRAIYFIPNILSVLIVGYIFNYIFTFFLPDIAQVLGINALTKSILGNPDLAWVGVVILAVWQACGFNTLLYLSGLQTIDDTLYEAGSIDGANKWQQFKAITFPLIAPFFTINMVLAMKSFLMVFDHVVALTGGGPGRSTESISLLIYNGGFAGGEFAYQTANAVIYFIVILVISVFQMKVLQKREVEV, encoded by the coding sequence ATGGCAATTCCAGCATTGGTATTATTCTTTGCTTTTCATACTCTTCCAGCTTTAACTGGACTTTTTTATAGTTTTACTAATTGGAGAGGTTATGGGACTTGGGAATTTGTAGGATTAAAAAATTATATTAATTTATTCAAGGATGCTCGTGCTTTAGATTCTTATCTCTTTACTTTTAAATTTGCGATTGTAGCTACTATTTTAGTGAATGTTATCAGTTTGGCAATTGCTATAGGTTTGAATGCTAAAATTAAATTTAAGACTACCTTACGAGCAATTTACTTTATACCCAATATTTTAAGTGTTTTAATTGTTGGCTATATCTTTAATTATATCTTCACTTTTTTTCTACCTGATATAGCACAAGTATTAGGAATTAATGCTTTAACTAAGAGTATTTTAGGAAATCCTGATTTAGCTTGGGTTGGTGTAGTAATTTTGGCAGTATGGCAAGCTTGTGGATTTAATACTTTGTTATACTTATCTGGTTTACAAACAATTGATGACACTTTATATGAAGCAGGTAGTATTGATGGTGCAAACAAGTGGCAGCAATTTAAAGCTATTACATTTCCACTAATCGCTCCTTTTTTTACTATTAATATGGTTTTAGCAATGAAGAGTTTTTTAATGGTATTTGATCATGTTGTAGCCTTAACAGGTGGTGGACCAGGTCGCTCTACAGAATCAATCTCCCTATTAATTTATAATGGAGGATTTGCAGGTGGAGAGTTTGCTTACCAGACAGCTAATGCAGTTATCTATTTTATTGTTATTTT
- a CDS encoding phospho-sugar mutase, with protein sequence MSYKVKYEEWLKSDYFDQQTKEELKSIAGNEKEIEERFYTSLDFGTGGLRGIIGAGTNRINKYTIRKATQGLANYIEKNGDKSKGVVISHDSRHKSREFSVEAALVLAANGIKAYLFDDLRPTPELSFAVRELKATAGIMITASHNPPEYNGYKVYWEDGAQVVPPHDKGIIGEVNAIDSFDNVKTISEEEARQAGLFEIIAPEMDDKYIKTLKDLSLNPKVIKEVADDLHIVYTPLHGTGNMPVQRVLDELGFKNLHVVAEQEKPDPDFSTVSYPNPEEPAVFDLGIELAEKKGAELIMATDPDADRVGIAVKDTKGEWVFLNGNQVGILLTEYIVNSLEEVPENGVVIKTVVTTEMIKPIAKKYGLDVMDTLTGFKYIGEKIKEFEEGKYDKEYIFGFEESYGYLYGIHARDKDAIVATMLIAEMAAYYKSKKSSIYEELMRMYEEYGYYKADLEAITMPGKEGKEKIADLLKSLREDSPEEINGQKVVVIKDYLVSKEYDVVNGEEKTIDLPESNVLQFLLEDDSLVTVRPSGTEPKIKFYFSVRADSNQAADKKLSSLKEAVMKLIEE encoded by the coding sequence ATGAGCTATAAAGTTAAGTACGAAGAATGGTTGAAGAGTGACTACTTTGATCAGCAGACAAAAGAAGAGTTAAAGTCAATAGCTGGCAATGAGAAGGAGATTGAGGAGAGATTTTATACCAGCTTAGATTTTGGGACTGGTGGTTTAAGAGGTATTATTGGAGCAGGTACTAATAGAATCAATAAGTATACTATTAGAAAAGCTACTCAAGGTTTGGCTAACTATATTGAGAAGAATGGTGATAAATCTAAAGGTGTAGTTATTTCCCATGATTCTAGACATAAATCAAGGGAGTTTTCAGTAGAGGCAGCTTTGGTCTTAGCAGCAAATGGAATCAAAGCCTATCTTTTTGATGATTTACGACCTACTCCAGAGTTATCTTTTGCAGTTAGAGAGCTAAAAGCTACTGCAGGGATTATGATAACAGCAAGCCATAATCCGCCAGAGTACAATGGTTATAAAGTATACTGGGAAGATGGAGCCCAAGTTGTGCCACCCCATGATAAAGGGATTATCGGAGAGGTTAATGCTATTGATAGCTTTGATAATGTTAAGACTATCTCTGAAGAAGAGGCTCGTCAAGCAGGTTTATTTGAGATTATCGCTCCTGAAATGGATGATAAGTATATCAAGACTTTAAAGGATTTATCTTTAAATCCTAAGGTTATCAAAGAGGTAGCTGATGACTTACATATTGTTTATACACCATTACATGGAACAGGAAATATGCCTGTACAGAGAGTTTTAGATGAATTAGGCTTTAAGAATCTTCATGTAGTAGCAGAGCAAGAGAAGCCTGATCCTGACTTCTCTACAGTATCTTATCCTAATCCAGAGGAGCCAGCAGTATTTGATTTAGGGATTGAATTGGCTGAAAAGAAGGGTGCAGAGTTGATTATGGCAACTGATCCTGATGCAGATCGTGTAGGTATTGCTGTTAAGGATACTAAGGGAGAATGGGTATTCTTAAATGGAAATCAAGTTGGAATCCTATTGACTGAGTATATTGTAAACTCTTTAGAAGAGGTGCCTGAGAATGGTGTAGTCATTAAAACTGTTGTAACTACAGAGATGATCAAGCCGATTGCTAAGAAGTATGGTCTTGATGTAATGGATACATTAACTGGATTTAAATATATTGGTGAAAAGATTAAAGAGTTTGAAGAAGGTAAGTATGATAAAGAGTATATCTTTGGATTTGAAGAAAGCTATGGATACTTATATGGAATTCATGCTCGTGATAAGGATGCGATAGTAGCTACTATGTTAATTGCAGAGATGGCGGCTTATTATAAATCCAAAAAGAGCTCAATCTATGAAGAGCTAATGAGAATGTATGAAGAGTATGGTTATTATAAAGCTGATTTGGAAGCAATTACTATGCCAGGAAAAGAAGGAAAAGAGAAGATTGCTGACCTACTCAAATCTTTAAGAGAAGATAGTCCAGAGGAGATTAATGGACAGAAGGTAGTAGTTATCAAGGATTACTTAGTAAGTAAGGAATATGATGTGGTTAATGGAGAAGAAAAAACTATCGATTTACCAGAATCTAATGTATTACAATTCTTATTAGAAGATGATAGCTTAGTAACAGTTAGACCATCTGGTACAGAACCAAAGATTAAGTTCTACTTCTCTGTTAGAGCAGATAGCAATCAAGCAGCAGATAAAAAATTATCTAGCTTAAAAGAGGCTGTAATGAAATTAATTGAAGAATAA
- a CDS encoding MetS family NSS transporter small subunit codes for MSASAIGMLIFGSVVLYGGLGYCIYRFIKGERERG; via the coding sequence ATGAGTGCTTCAGCAATTGGAATGCTTATCTTTGGTTCTGTAGTTCTTTATGGTGGATTAGGGTATTGTATCTATAGGTTTATTAAAGGAGAAAGAGAAAGAGGTTAA
- a CDS encoding SpoIID/LytB domain-containing protein, giving the protein MMMRLLKRCVVFIVILNLIGCGQQGTQGEEPTIQVKLADGRINKMKIEEYIAGVVAGEMKKGWEKNAYAAQAIIARTFTLKRLEENGNNTISARHEEAQAYRPENITPEIREAIKMTRGEVITYQGEYIQGWFHSSAGGQTTSAKAGLAYKEAEPPYIHSVESPDGLAPADIQDWQVSVGLEELAKALERAGEKIVQVKDIQVLKRDDTGRIVQIEIIYEQGSMQLHGAEFRTLIGPDKLKSTLIKSIGRSGNSFTFSGSGYGHGVGMSQWGAYNMAQKGKKAEEIVNYYFKDVKIVKKWN; this is encoded by the coding sequence ATGATGATGAGATTATTAAAGAGATGTGTTGTTTTTATAGTTATATTAAACTTAATAGGTTGTGGGCAACAAGGAACTCAGGGAGAAGAGCCTACAATTCAAGTTAAATTAGCTGATGGTAGGATAAATAAGATGAAAATAGAGGAATATATTGCAGGAGTAGTTGCAGGTGAGATGAAGAAAGGATGGGAGAAAAATGCTTATGCAGCCCAAGCTATTATTGCTAGGACCTTTACTCTAAAACGTTTAGAGGAGAATGGAAATAATACAATTAGTGCTAGGCATGAAGAGGCTCAAGCATATAGACCAGAGAATATAACCCCTGAAATTAGAGAAGCGATTAAGATGACTAGAGGGGAAGTAATTACTTATCAGGGTGAATATATTCAAGGGTGGTTTCATTCAAGTGCTGGAGGACAGACTACCAGTGCTAAAGCTGGCTTAGCTTATAAAGAAGCAGAGCCTCCCTATATTCATAGTGTAGAATCTCCAGATGGTTTAGCACCAGCCGATATTCAAGATTGGCAAGTAAGTGTTGGATTAGAAGAATTAGCAAAGGCTTTAGAAAGAGCTGGAGAGAAAATTGTACAGGTAAAAGATATTCAAGTGCTAAAAAGAGATGATACAGGAAGGATAGTTCAAATTGAGATTATATATGAACAGGGAAGTATGCAATTACATGGGGCGGAATTTAGAACTTTAATCGGTCCTGATAAACTAAAGTCTACATTAATTAAATCTATTGGAAGATCTGGAAATAGTTTTACCTTTAGTGGTAGTGGTTATGGGCATGGAGTAGGGATGAGTCAATGGGGTGCTTATAATATGGCGCAAAAAGGAAAGAAGGCAGAAGAGATAGTAAATTATTATTTTAAAGATGTGAAAATAGTAAAGAAATGGAATTAA
- a CDS encoding cation:proton antiporter produces MLLSIALILIVGLFLGFIFERLNLPSLLGMLLAGIILGPSGYGLLSQELMGISQEIRELALIIILLRAGLGISKATLKKIGKTSFKLSFIPGLLEGLAIFLIATHIFKLNWQSAGMLAFIIAAVSPAVIVPSMLQLIEKNLGKDKEVPTLVLASASIDDVFAITIFSIFLELFKNGEVQIFNILTKIPIKIISGIILGVLIGYLLEKFFRRYKKLDLSYQTIILIVVAIFTTILGDYLEIASLLGLMTIGYWLLEKNKKMATNLSLALNKLWIPAKIFLFVLIGAAVKVQVALHAGWLGILLIFFGLIARSIGVLASTANSYLNFKERVFCVIAYIPKATVQAAIGAVPLANGVPNGELILALAVMSIILTAPLGAIGINYFAPKLLSKPK; encoded by the coding sequence ATGTTATTAAGTATTGCTTTAATTTTAATTGTTGGTCTATTTTTAGGATTTATCTTTGAAAGATTAAATCTACCTAGCTTATTAGGGATGTTATTGGCAGGAATTATCTTAGGACCATCAGGCTATGGGTTATTAAGTCAAGAATTAATGGGTATATCCCAAGAAATTAGAGAATTAGCATTGATTATTATTCTATTAAGAGCAGGATTAGGGATCAGTAAAGCTACTCTAAAGAAGATTGGAAAGACTTCCTTTAAACTTAGTTTTATTCCTGGGTTATTAGAAGGATTAGCCATCTTCTTAATAGCTACCCACATTTTTAAGTTGAATTGGCAATCTGCTGGAATGTTGGCCTTTATCATTGCAGCTGTCTCACCAGCTGTGATTGTACCATCGATGCTACAATTGATAGAGAAAAATTTAGGAAAGGACAAGGAAGTACCAACTCTAGTCTTAGCAAGCGCTTCTATTGACGATGTCTTCGCTATTACAATTTTTAGTATCTTTTTAGAATTATTTAAGAATGGTGAAGTTCAGATATTTAACATTTTAACAAAAATCCCTATTAAAATTATCAGCGGAATTATCTTAGGGGTGCTTATTGGCTATCTTTTAGAAAAATTCTTTAGAAGATATAAGAAACTTGACCTTAGCTACCAAACTATTATTTTGATAGTTGTAGCAATATTTACTACAATTTTAGGAGATTATTTAGAAATAGCTAGCTTATTAGGGCTAATGACTATTGGCTACTGGTTATTGGAAAAGAACAAAAAGATGGCTACTAATCTATCTTTGGCTTTAAATAAATTATGGATTCCTGCTAAGATATTCTTATTTGTCTTAATTGGAGCAGCTGTTAAGGTACAAGTAGCTTTACATGCAGGATGGCTAGGTATCCTATTGATATTCTTTGGATTGATTGCTAGAAGTATAGGAGTATTAGCCTCAACAGCTAATAGTTATCTTAATTTTAAAGAGAGAGTTTTTTGTGTAATTGCTTATATTCCAAAAGCAACTGTACAGGCTGCCATCGGTGCAGTACCTTTAGCTAATGGTGTTCCTAACGGGGAGCTAATCTTAGCCTTAGCAGTAATGTCGATTATCTTAACAGCACCTCTTGGAGCTATTGGGATTAATTATTTTGCTCCAAAGTTATTGAGTAAACCTAAATAA
- the mazG gene encoding nucleoside triphosphate pyrophosphohydrolase, with product MLQILGLGAGGLKLLTLEAYQVLKKADKVYLRTKEHPAVADLEEEGIVFESFDYLYERCENFDEVYKAIAKKIINLVNSGENIVYGVPGHPLVAEDTVQKITSYLEDSDYQIIAGPSFIDAIFTTLGIDPITGIKIIDGLNFTVRDLEPSIATIISQVYNQMIASEVKLTLMEIYPDDFIVTVIRGAGLAEEKIEEVPLYQLDRLDWIDHLTSIYLPVHQDNNREFNRLLKIMEILRSPEGCPWDLEQDHHSLKKHLIEEAYEVLERIEEDDLWGMANEFGDLLLQIVFHAQIAKEEGTFTIYDVIEEINEKMIRRHPHIFGKVQVEGASEVVDNWEEIKRQEKAETGQEQIDSILDTVPIQLPALMQAQKIQSKVAKVGFEWSEINGALDKLEEEMAELKAEIKKNNTKEIKEEFGDLLFSLVNIAKFLDIDAESSLRQTINKFKYRFNYIEERVDEQNKELTDFSLEELDKLWEEAKEIRGRK from the coding sequence ATGTTGCAGATACTTGGTTTGGGAGCTGGTGGATTAAAGCTATTGACTTTAGAGGCCTATCAAGTATTAAAGAAAGCTGATAAGGTTTATTTGCGTACTAAAGAGCATCCAGCAGTAGCAGATTTAGAGGAAGAAGGTATAGTTTTTGAAAGTTTTGACTATTTATATGAAAGATGTGAGAATTTTGATGAAGTTTATAAGGCTATAGCTAAGAAGATAATAAATTTAGTAAATAGTGGAGAGAATATTGTCTATGGGGTACCAGGGCATCCACTAGTAGCTGAAGATACAGTTCAAAAGATTACCAGTTATTTAGAGGATAGTGATTATCAAATTATTGCAGGACCAAGTTTTATAGATGCAATCTTCACCACTTTAGGAATTGACCCAATTACCGGTATTAAGATAATAGATGGATTGAATTTTACAGTTAGAGATTTAGAACCATCTATTGCCACTATTATCAGTCAGGTTTATAATCAAATGATAGCTTCTGAAGTGAAATTGACTCTGATGGAAATTTACCCTGATGATTTTATAGTGACAGTTATCAGAGGGGCAGGTCTTGCAGAGGAGAAGATAGAAGAGGTGCCTCTCTACCAATTAGATCGTTTAGATTGGATTGATCATCTAACTTCTATCTACTTACCAGTACATCAAGATAATAATAGAGAGTTTAATAGGTTATTAAAGATTATGGAGATCTTAAGAAGCCCTGAGGGTTGCCCTTGGGATTTAGAGCAAGATCATCATTCTTTAAAGAAGCACTTAATTGAAGAAGCCTATGAAGTCCTAGAAAGGATTGAAGAAGATGACCTGTGGGGAATGGCTAATGAGTTTGGAGATTTACTGTTACAGATAGTCTTTCATGCTCAAATAGCTAAAGAAGAAGGAACCTTTACTATTTATGATGTAATTGAAGAGATAAATGAAAAGATGATAAGGCGTCATCCTCATATCTTTGGTAAAGTTCAAGTTGAGGGTGCTTCTGAGGTAGTAGATAATTGGGAAGAGATTAAACGTCAAGAGAAGGCTGAAACAGGTCAAGAACAGATAGATTCTATTTTGGATACTGTTCCAATTCAGTTACCTGCTTTAATGCAAGCTCAAAAAATTCAATCTAAAGTAGCCAAAGTCGGTTTTGAATGGTCAGAAATTAATGGGGCTTTAGATAAGCTAGAAGAAGAGATGGCTGAGCTTAAAGCAGAGATAAAGAAAAATAATACCAAAGAAATTAAAGAAGAGTTTGGAGATTTATTATTCTCTCTAGTTAATATAGCCAAATTTTTAGATATAGATGCTGAGTCTAGTTTACGACAGACAATTAATAAATTTAAATATAGATTCAATTATATAGAAGAGAGAGTAGATGAGCAAAATAAAGAATTAACGGATTTCTCTTTAGAGGAATTAGACAAATTATGGGAGGAAGCTAAAGAGATTAGAGGGAGGAAATAA
- a CDS encoding amidohydrolase family protein, protein MIIDSHLHFGQIRKFNMPQEMLLKSLERYNIDFGIVSNIEGCEFDSKMEFILEKQLSQMRVNVKTLDLVKRYLNKLKGQFWIKPYTESFTKEVAEFMLENKDYFVGFKMHPYHSNMKISDERCKEYLEFANKHGFSFAVHTAGDNNSDPYHVYQVAKEYPNINFIMVHMGLGTDNSKAIELITKLDNLYGDATWVNFDRVVEAIKKCGSDKILFGTDAPIDGIDTYQKYEDIMRSKGILTEEEYNNLFELNAKRIFRLD, encoded by the coding sequence ATGATTATAGATTCTCACTTACATTTTGGTCAAATCAGAAAGTTCAATATGCCTCAAGAAATGCTATTAAAGTCATTAGAGAGATATAATATTGATTTTGGTATAGTTTCTAATATTGAGGGGTGTGAATTTGACTCTAAAATGGAATTTATTTTAGAAAAGCAATTATCACAGATGAGAGTTAATGTTAAGACTTTAGATTTAGTTAAGAGATATCTAAATAAATTAAAAGGGCAATTTTGGATTAAGCCTTATACTGAGAGCTTTACTAAAGAAGTAGCAGAATTTATGTTAGAGAATAAAGATTATTTTGTAGGTTTTAAAATGCATCCATACCATTCAAATATGAAGATCAGTGATGAGAGATGTAAAGAATATTTAGAGTTTGCTAATAAGCATGGTTTTAGCTTTGCTGTACATACTGCTGGAGATAATAATTCAGACCCTTATCATGTCTATCAAGTAGCCAAAGAATATCCTAATATTAATTTTATTATGGTACATATGGGGTTAGGGACAGATAATAGTAAAGCAATTGAACTGATAACTAAACTTGATAACCTCTATGGCGATGCTACTTGGGTAAATTTTGATAGAGTAGTTGAAGCTATAAAGAAGTGTGGTAGTGATAAGATATTATTTGGAACAGATGCTCCAATAGATGGAATAGATACTTACCAAAAGTATGAGGATATAATGAGAAGTAAGGGGATATTAACTGAAGAAGAGTATAATAATTTATTTGAATTAAACGCAAAAAGAATATTTAGATTAGATTAA
- a CDS encoding ABC transporter substrate-binding protein — translation MKKISVFILFVLLVGLFLTGCGGKQEAIDGRKIKLEFFQNKQEAVETYDYLIAKFEKENPDIDIEQNFVPESETVLRSRLAKNDIPEVMGLGGNAIYGELAKAGILASFSDDPKLKEVQESYIRMLQDLHGRVNNYGIPYTSNANTVLYNKDKFKELGLEIPKTWNEFIATAEKIKSAGETPFYLTFKDAWTAMIPWNSLAANLQGEDFIKQRIVGQTTFKERYDEVAKRLYSLLDYDHNDNFGMGYNQGNTAFAKGKAVMYLQGVWAIGSIEQANPDIKIGAFALPAVNNVSENKLVSGVDTVLTMSAKLDGKEAEAAKKFIHFLLEKENAQYYIDQERTFSTVKGVYQNNPMVDDLKPYFESGKIAAFPDHYYPSGMQVPNLVQEFLLNGDVGAFLDKLDNEWDKVYSRQ, via the coding sequence ATGAAAAAAATATCTGTTTTTATCTTATTCGTTTTATTGGTTGGACTGTTTTTGACTGGATGTGGAGGTAAGCAAGAGGCTATCGATGGAAGAAAGATTAAATTAGAATTTTTCCAGAATAAGCAAGAAGCAGTAGAGACTTATGATTACTTAATCGCTAAATTTGAAAAGGAAAATCCTGATATTGATATTGAACAGAATTTTGTTCCTGAATCTGAAACAGTATTAAGATCTCGTTTAGCTAAAAATGATATACCAGAAGTGATGGGGCTTGGTGGAAATGCTATTTATGGTGAATTGGCTAAAGCAGGAATCTTAGCTTCTTTTTCTGATGATCCTAAACTTAAAGAAGTCCAAGAATCATATATAAGGATGTTGCAAGATTTACATGGTAGAGTAAACAATTATGGAATTCCTTATACATCAAATGCTAATACTGTTCTTTATAATAAAGATAAGTTTAAGGAATTGGGATTAGAGATTCCTAAGACATGGAATGAATTTATTGCTACGGCAGAAAAGATTAAAAGTGCTGGTGAAACTCCATTTTACTTAACGTTTAAGGATGCTTGGACTGCAATGATTCCTTGGAACTCTTTAGCTGCTAATTTACAAGGTGAAGATTTTATTAAGCAAAGAATAGTTGGTCAGACTACTTTTAAAGAACGATATGATGAGGTTGCAAAGAGATTATATTCTTTATTAGATTATGATCATAATGATAACTTTGGGATGGGTTATAATCAAGGAAACACAGCTTTTGCTAAAGGTAAGGCAGTAATGTATTTACAAGGGGTATGGGCAATTGGGTCAATTGAGCAAGCTAATCCAGATATTAAAATAGGGGCTTTTGCTCTTCCGGCAGTTAATAATGTAAGTGAGAACAAACTAGTTTCAGGGGTAGATACGGTATTAACAATGTCTGCTAAATTAGATGGTAAAGAGGCTGAAGCAGCTAAGAAATTTATTCACTTCTTATTAGAAAAAGAAAATGCTCAATATTATATTGATCAAGAGAGAACTTTCTCAACAGTTAAAGGAGTTTATCAGAATAACCCAATGGTAGATGATTTAAAACCATACTTTGAAAGTGGAAAAATAGCTGCGTTTCCAGATCACTATTATCCATCTGGAATGCAAGTGCCTAACTTAGTTCAAGAGTTCTTATTAAATGGTGATGTTGGTGCATTCTTAGATAAATTAGATAATGAATGGGATAAGGTATATTCTAGACAATAA